Sequence from the Mytilus galloprovincialis chromosome 10, xbMytGall1.hap1.1, whole genome shotgun sequence genome:
atattattttttattttgatcaagTTATGGTTTTCATGATGACATTTTGATACAAAATGTTCAGTGTATCAAAAGTAACAAATAAAATCCACACTTTACAGTAACAAATATCATCACATATAAAACCATTGCATCGTTTATATAATTGCATAGTAAATCATAGAAAATAGAATACATTTTCCATTATTTGCTtaataggtaacatataaaaaTACTATTGAAGTTCGATAAAAAATTTCCTTTGTATAAATTATATAGTAAGGACATTAATAATACGGGTATATAAAAATGTTGCTATTCAGAAAAATCTCCATGACAACTTTGAAATTTCTTAGTCAGTGCATGTtttgtgataaaaatataaataaataatagcacTTTCACAATTTAATATAAACATGCCATAATTTTTTCTTTATACTGTCTgtgtataaaattgtaataaatcGTTATTTGTCCACCTTATATACTTGGCACTTGGAATATAAGAAATGCTACAAATTATACTACTTTTAAAATATGGCATCCCTTTCTCAATTACTACCAAATACAATTTGGGCAAGATTTGATTAATTTATTCAACTATTTACAATACACGTCAAAATCCCATCTGGGAGAAAAGATGTGAAGACTTTACAAGATTTCGacttaaaaatgtacaaaactacAAACAGAGCACTGTACACATTGATACTGTACAGTATACCACATTTTcacagatatacatatatacaaattacAAATGTACAATTTGAGTATTATTCTGTATTTATACATAAAAtagatatacaaatattttagagTATATCAACCATTTATATGAGGTAAAATCTGAGGTATTGCCAATAACATTCTCAGTATGTTAACAATTACTGCATTACTTCCCTTTAATTTAACCCCCTGCCAAAGAAAAAACTTCTTCCTATTGTCTGAaacttgtatttaaaaaaaaaaatccttaagaACTTGTGATTTTTCAAGCATCTCTTtgatatatttagtttttaaaaatttccactattaatatgttttttgtttaacaaatttAACTCCTTCATACAAAACAAGTATACCGAGAAGAACATACAAAATTGTTTATGAATATTAATGGCATGATAGAACATAACAAGTACATGTATCACAGGCATTACACAAACGTCACTTCCGTATCAAGGTATGTCCACGATTCCTGATCTGATGAATTGTTAGTAGAATTTTTACGAAGTCCTGAGCTACGACTAGAAGTATCAGAATCATCACTGAAACTGTCATGGGCTTGTGGCCCACCTAAACGTCTATGTGACAAAGATGATTTAGTCTGTGGAATGTTTGCACTATTGTCTGTATTAGAACTACTACAACTACTATTACTCGAGGAACTCATTCGAGCATTGTCACGACGAAATGGAGGAGGAGGTTGGTAAGGAGGAGGCGGAGGTCGTGATTCACTTGAACTACTCACTGATGACTGTCCGGAACTGTTTGAGTTTACAAACACAGAACGCAAGTTTTTAACACTCCACGGTAAATCTGCAGAAGAGTCTCTCTTTGGTGTAGTTATGGGTTCTCTTTTTGATTTCCATTGAATTGAATTTTTAGATTCAACTTTAGTTGTCACATTAGCACCTACAGTTTTACTAGGAGATTGTTCCTGACTTTTACTACTTTCTCTAGCACCTGTGAAAAATCGTGGTTTTGCAGAGTCTCTTATCACACTTGTTTCTTTTTGTTCCACGTCTCTAGAGTATAAATTTGAACGGTCCTGAGATCGTGAGAAGTCTCTAGATTTGTATGAGTATCTAGTCTCCACTGATGATTCCCTACTTTGAATTTGTTCAGTTGAGCTTCGTTGTTGAGTTTGAGCACTACGATTTTGAGCAAAATTGTCTGAAGCTTTGGGAAAATAGTGACGACTAACTACAGGACTTGAATCTGATCTATCACGTCGATACGGTGGAATTTGTTGACTCTCTGTGACAGTATCTGAGGAGCTATTGGATACACTAGAAGATGAGTAGTTCAACTGAGCATTTGGTGAGGAATTGCGACTCACTTCATGTATTCTCCTGTCAGTAGCTAGAGGAGACTTTTCACGTGTAGGACTCCTCCTGCTTAGTGTTCCAGCTTTATCTGATGAGTCACTTGCACTACGATGTAATGCAACAGGGGATAAAAGGCTACTATCCGGAATCAATGATTTTTTGGCTGAAGAAGTATCTAGTGAACTACTTTTGATTTGCTCATAAGCTTTCATAGATTCTTCCCAAATTTTCTTTGGGTCTTTCTTCGTCAATGTAGTTTCCTCTTCCTTTCCCTCAGAGGAATCACTTTCACCCTCCTCCTGTTCTATAATTACCTCCTCCTTTCTTGAAATTTCCTTGCGGTCAATATTTTGAACACTTGGGCTATTTAAATGCTCCTCCATATATTTGCGTAGGGATTCTTCATACAATTGCTTTGCAAGTAAACTTGCTTCCTTTTGTTTCTGGCTATCTTGTTCAGAAATCTCTAATGGAATTCCATGTTTGAGCATAAAAGTTCTCTGACAAGCCTCATCATAAGATGGAGGCCTATCTGGTCGATTTGGTGAGTTTGATAAAGTTCTATTGATATCACTATCACTGTCACTTTTCACAAGAGGGTATGGAGGTGTGCTTAACTTTCCAATATTAAGTTCTGAATGATGAAATTCATGTTCCCTCTTTTGATCACTTCCTGAGCTATCGGTGCTATTTCTACGTACTTGTGAAATTATGGCACTGTCATGACTTGCACGCATTGGTGTATTATCACGTTTTTGCTGTTTCTGGTGTAATTTCAATACTACACCAGGTGGCGGTGATGTTCCTAGTCCATATTTTGTGAAAGCCTTTAAAGGCAAATTCTGTCGAACATCATTTGCAGAAGCACTAGAACcatattttgtttgtaaaatcGGGGACAAATGATCGTTTTCTTTGTGTTCATTAAATTCATAAGTAGAAAGCTCAAATCTTGGTTTGATAATGTCTTCGGCTTCCTTGTAACTATGTGACCCAGATCCTTTAGTCGGATTGGAAAGTTCTAAAGGAAATGATCTCCTCACTGAAACACTTTCCTTAGAGTTTGAATTGAACACTTTACGGGAATTTTTCGGTGAGATAGGTGGCGATATCAGAGAGTTCACATATTTTTTAGAGGGACTTGTCCTCCTAGCACTAGAATACTGACTGTTTAATGAATTATCATCCTGACTCTGTCGTAATCGATCACTACTCGAGCTACATTCTGAATAATGCGAATCACTTTCATGTGACATTTGTCCTTGTATGAATGAAGAACAAGATAATGAATGGGGAATTCCACTATCAAAAGAACTTCCACATGACAGTCTAGATGTAGGTGACATAGGAGGATTACTTTCAGTAACTGAAGCTTGTCGTGTCAATTTCCCATTTCCTCCTTGTGGAGAGCGTTGAGTTTGAATTTCAATCTCTGATACATAGCGTAAGTTATTATTGCTTGATTCCCTATTATTTTCATCTAGAAATAAATGAGCACCACTTGATGATTTGATTAATGTTCCGTAGTCTGATTGACGTAAAAATTCATATGGAGTTACCCGATGATTATCGTGATCTTCTAACGACTGTAAAGACTCTGCTGAGGCTCGTTTGTATTTTTGATAGCCTTCGGCACTATAACTTTGATGCATTGTATTTTTAACACCTTTGGTCACTTGGTCCTTTTCAATTGAGTATTCACGCTTTTTATGTTTCCTGGGAGGAGGTTTAGGATTTTCATAAGTTTCATAGCTACGACTCACATTTTCAGAATGTTTTGATTTGTCAGAATCACGATCCATATATTGCGATATACTCctattataattttttctgtCTGTTAAATTCTCCATGCTACCATCATCATCGTATAACTGAGCGTCACTTAAAGTAAGTCCTGAATCTCTGCTTAGATTTGAAGGTGATAAATGACTTTTGACAAGATTTGGACTTGAATCAAATTCTCCATATAGATCATGTTCTAGGCTATCCATAGAAGAATTATCCGGACGCATTCCACCTGTGGACAAAAAGAATAATGttattgaaatttattacgaTACAGCAAAATACTCTAAAGCATtcaattattaataataatttttcttACATATAAATACATTGCACAGCtttcattgttgttttttataatttcacattagTTTTGTTGTTGACTATCTTCAAGGGTTAAAGTTCAGCTGCTTTAAACTAAATTACCCTAATCATTTTAAATCAGGGGTTATTTCTTTAATTCAAGGCTACATTGCAGGTCTTTCTTTTAGTAGAACTGTCTCATTGTATTGACTTATCTCCCTTGACAGTAATCTTTTTGTTCTGTTTAAGACTAAACTATGTTGTATAGCTTTTTTCGAACTGTATTATTAATTTTATGTCTTTTTTGGTGAAATTTCTTTTACTGTGATcttataaataatatatcatttgCAAAGTctttaaataaaagataaatatctTACTTCCAGAATCTTGTGTACTAAGATAGCTGTGTACGCTATCTGAATCGGTACTTGAGTCTTGTCTGATTTTCTGTTCATCCCCGAACAGACTTAGCGTTTCCAAGCCAAAAATGGAACCACAATTATCAATCAGGTACATTATTGCCTTATGTGGTGATTGTGTGGCCATTGGGTCTTTGATTTGCTCCTTAGACCATAGTATACTAGGTGTGATACACACAGCTAAATTATACGAGGTCATCATGTTTTCACTGTGTTTTTCCTGAACATGGTGTAAAACACAGATTAAATGTCGTAGAAGGTCAAAGTGTGAAGGTGGTAACTTGAACAGCAATctgaaaatacaattaaaatagagttacttcccctgatgCATAAAAAGCATAGTCTATTCATATTCAAAGTTACTTCATGAGCTTTACCAagtatctgtatagtaaaattcttggtttaactaatttttcataaattaaacttattcttttttcagttttcaaaacttttaattaaaattgtTGTGTAGAGATTTTGTACTTTGATTACCTTAgtctttctttttaaattctattttataTGGTTGTAAAATTGCTTATCCATTTTATTACAGAATAAAATGTCTTTGAGATTATATTTTTTGACTTTGTTGTTGTTGACACACCTTTGCTATAATTACAGGTAATTATTTGATAATTACAATCCTCCTTTTGAGATCAAGTAACATTTATAGATCCTGTTGATCAAATCTTTTGTCACTTTGTTTACATAAAAGGATAGATTTTtatgataacaaaaaatatccATTTGTCAAAAGTAATAGCTGAGGGCAAActtttaaaaagcaaaaaaacatttttcgtCTTATTTTGTTTATGAGAGttttaatgtaaagtttatttaaaatcttgtaatgtactgtaatgttacctatataattatctttaattttctaCTATACCCGAAGTAAAAGGGAGGATTTAAAAACttgtattatttgataattttggTATTTATCTTCTTTTGAACGTCATTTTAAAACTATTGCCTTTTAAACTTACTTAAATGGCAACAATAAAATTAAGTTTGTTAggtatgaaatttttcaaattaactttaaagttttcaaacatttctacATAAATGAcactttttgaaataaaataagggTGTAGCTTTTAACATTGGTGACATTTGGAAGGTCTCAGCATTATTCTGTGTATTTATTATGAATCTTATAAAAAGATCACTTCTTCAAATTCAGATTTAACAAAAGCAAGTAAACAATATCAAGATACAGTTAATTTGCATATGATTATTTATTTACCATGACCTTTTATAACACAAATATAAAGATGTATCAACttcatgattttttgtttttgaaatgtatGACAAATTGTCGCACATggttaaaagattttttttttaccaaaaaataaaagtcaaatttTTTTCTATACTATTACAATATTGCAAATCTGACTTTTAAATTAAAGCTGAACAATTTATTTATGACTATTCATATGCTCTAAGGATTGTGGTTTTGATTATTTATTATGTTACTCCTACAAACTAAGGTTAGCAGAAGTAGCTAGGTCCTCCAGGCGGTCGTCAATGATATTGATCAGTATACCCTTATCCAATGATCCATGTTTAGCGTAATtaaattaaaaccaaattttGAAATTCACTCCCTTTAATTACCTAATTTAAAACTAGTGACCTGCTGAACAGGTATGGGTAAGGTCAGTTGGGTCAAATGATTTTATCGACATTGACAAATGTCAACAACTTGACATACCTGAAATTGACACGCCATTTTAACACCAATTTTCGTGTTtactttttgtaaaaatgtacaatttttaaCATTAAATGAAGCAGAATAAATTTAATAATTGCTAACGCTATGTAAAATTACAACAACTAGATTTTGAATATAATTGAAGGTCACTGGTAGTaatgtttttatacattttgcaTGTCCAATctcattttgaaatgttttataacgGGGGAAAGTTTCCCCATAAGTTTCAATCTTTACAGAACTTAATAGAATTTTATAccaatttccaaaatatcaatttttttataagccaaattatttctattttcttCAACTGTCCCTCCCCCTTTTCCCAATTTTGTGCATTAGTACTGCTGTACTTACTGTTTAACTTTGTTCATTTTTGCCGAGGAGTCATCCTGCTCACTAAGGGCTACCCATTCATTATAATGGTCTTCCAATAACAGACAACGAGGTAGATTCCTTAAATaatcctgaaaaaaaatatacattcatCAATTCAATACTCTCTTCATTGATAATTGTAAGATGACCATccgattatttaaatttaaaatacaagTGACTCCCTTATCAACcttatacttgttttatttttaatgaaaagc
This genomic interval carries:
- the LOC143047997 gene encoding uncharacterized protein LOC143047997 isoform X7, with translation MLIKFLSSLNLSVQRIPEYDKYLNDLLDETDPNHQDYEELSRATSRVQNMVKEHEDELGTSENQTKMDSIQLRFPNDNLQLDDNQQKRTSSTKRRKSAPGAILLKSIGKSKSSSNLWAGASMGKKETDLASPASRLPNQENRQFVMEGQVQFATGVQIQDRYMFLFNDLLLVAKQKTSTTFKLKQRVRVCEIWLSECINDVTELTRSTELSFVMGWPLCNCVATFKTLDLKQQWLTKLTEQIENERLKEQPRVIKLKVVSREISEPCMVDVDTNMDAQKVLKECMAHSHLSDSDPKDYQMWVRYGKEDSPYPLIGHELPYSIKMSQLRDSYQSKNGDVSLPSNGEILDLNSAGSNVEYILKHRKSTKKTNLDENSSGKSMKKPRRSPFSIFRRGKDDKNNNSSPTGKLFGRPIDDLVIDGGLPKAVMCLLRIMYRDGPYTKGILRKSANSVKCKEIHDKLDEGEECLDDNIQTLVVGAVLKDYLRNLPRCLLLEDHYNEWVALSEQDDSSAKMNKVKQLLFKLPPSHFDLLRHLICVLHHVQEKHSENMMTSYNLAVCITPSILWSKEQIKDPMATQSPHKAIMYLIDNCGSIFGLETLSLFGDEQKIRQDSSTDSDSVHSYLSTQDSGSGMRPDNSSMDSLEHDLYGEFDSSPNLVKSHLSPSNLSRDSGLTLSDAQLYDDDGSMENLTDRKNYNRSISQYMDRDSDKSKHSENVSRSYETYENPKPPPRKHKKREYSIEKDQVTKGVKNTMHQSYSAEGYQKYKRASAESLQSLEDHDNHRVTPYEFLRQSDYGTLIKSSSGAHLFLDENNRESSNNNLRYVSEIEIQTQRSPQGGNGKLTRQASVTESNPPMSPTSRLSCGSSFDSGIPHSLSCSSFIQGQMSHESDSHYSECSSSSDRLRQSQDDNSLNSQYSSARRTSPSKKYVNSLISPPISPKNSRKVFNSNSKESVSVRRSFPLELSNPTKGSGSHSYKEAEDIIKPRFELSTYEFNEHKENDHLSPILQTKYGSSASANDVRQNLPLKAFTKYGLGTSPPPGVVLKLHQKQQKRDNTPMRASHDSAIISQVRRNSTDSSGSDQKREHEFHHSELNIGKLSTPPYPLVKSDSDSDINRTLSNSPNRPDRPPSYDEACQRTFMLKHGIPLEISEQDSQKQKEASLLAKQLYEESLRKYMEEHLNSPSVQNIDRKEISRKEEVIIEQEEGESDSSEGKEEETTLTKKDPKKIWEESMKAYEQIKSSSLDTSSAKKSLIPDSSLLSPVALHRSASDSSDKAGTLSRRSPTREKSPLATDRRIHEVSRNSSPNAQLNYSSSSVSNSSSDTVTESQQIPPYRRDRSDSSPVVSRHYFPKASDNFAQNRSAQTQQRSSTEQIQSRESSVETRYSYKSRDFSRSQDRSNLYSRDVEQKETSVIRDSAKPRFFTGARESSKSQEQSPSKTVGANVTTKVESKNSIQWKSKREPITTPKRDSSADLPWSVKNLRSVFVNSNSSGQSSVSSSSESRPPPPPYQPPPPFRRDNARMSSSSNSSCSSSNTDNSANIPQTKSSLSHRRLGGPQAHDSFSDDSDTSSRSSGLRKNSTNNSSDQESWTYLDTEVTFV
- the LOC143047997 gene encoding uncharacterized protein LOC143047997 isoform X9; the encoded protein is MVQRIPEYDKYLNDLLDETDPNHQDYEELSRATSRVQNMVKEHEDELGTSENQTKMDSIQLRFPNDNLQLDDNQQKRTSSTKRRKSAPGAILLKSIGKSKSSSNLWAGASMGKKETDLASPASRLPNQENRQFVMEGQVQFATGVQIQDRYMFLFNDLLLVAKQKTSTTFKLKQRVRVCEIWLSECINDVTELTRSTELSFVMGWPLCNCVATFKTLDLKQQWLTKLTEQIENERLKEQPRVIKLKVVSREISEPCMVDVDTNMDAQKVLKECMAHSHLSDSDPKDYQMWVRYGKEDSPYPLIGHELPYSIKMSQLRDSYQSKNGDVSLPSNGEILDLNSAGSNVEYILKHRKSTKKTNLDENSSGKSMKKPRRSPFSIFRRGKDDKNNNSSPTGKLFGRPIDDLVIDGGLPKAVMCLLRIMYRDGPYTKGILRKSANSVKCKEIHDKLDEGEECLDDNIQTLVVGAVLKDYLRNLPRCLLLEDHYNEWVALSEQDDSSAKMNKVKQLLFKLPPSHFDLLRHLICVLHHVQEKHSENMMTSYNLAVCITPSILWSKEQIKDPMATQSPHKAIMYLIDNCGSIFGLETLSLFGDEQKIRQDSSTDSDSVHSYLSTQDSGSGMRPDNSSMDSLEHDLYGEFDSSPNLVKSHLSPSNLSRDSGLTLSDAQLYDDDGSMENLTDRKNYNRSISQYMDRDSDKSKHSENVSRSYETYENPKPPPRKHKKREYSIEKDQVTKGVKNTMHQSYSAEGYQKYKRASAESLQSLEDHDNHRVTPYEFLRQSDYGTLIKSSSGAHLFLDENNRESSNNNLRYVSEIEIQTQRSPQGGNGKLTRQASVTESNPPMSPTSRLSCGSSFDSGIPHSLSCSSFIQGQMSHESDSHYSECSSSSDRLRQSQDDNSLNSQYSSARRTSPSKKYVNSLISPPISPKNSRKVFNSNSKESVSVRRSFPLELSNPTKGSGSHSYKEAEDIIKPRFELSTYEFNEHKENDHLSPILQTKYGSSASANDVRQNLPLKAFTKYGLGTSPPPGVVLKLHQKQQKRDNTPMRASHDSAIISQVRRNSTDSSGSDQKREHEFHHSELNIGKLSTPPYPLVKSDSDSDINRTLSNSPNRPDRPPSYDEACQRTFMLKHGIPLEISEQDSQKQKEASLLAKQLYEESLRKYMEEHLNSPSVQNIDRKEISRKEEVIIEQEEGESDSSEGKEEETTLTKKDPKKIWEESMKAYEQIKSSSLDTSSAKKSLIPDSSLLSPVALHRSASDSSDKAGTLSRRSPTREKSPLATDRRIHEVSRNSSPNAQLNYSSSSVSNSSSDTVTESQQIPPYRRDRSDSSPVVSRHYFPKASDNFAQNRSAQTQQRSSTEQIQSRESSVETRYSYKSRDFSRSQDRSNLYSRDVEQKETSVIRDSAKPRFFTGARESSKSQEQSPSKTVGANVTTKVESKNSIQWKSKREPITTPKRDSSADLPWSVKNLRSVFVNSNSSGQSSVSSSSESRPPPPPYQPPPPFRRDNARMSSSSNSSCSSSNTDNSANIPQTKSSLSHRRLGGPQAHDSFSDDSDTSSRSSGLRKNSTNNSSDQESWTYLDTEVTFV
- the LOC143047997 gene encoding uncharacterized protein LOC143047997 isoform X1, with the protein product MTDKRRHSVAEIVPPTPHSKDKKKWSFDSFSPLHLGFTLPSKWKRKSSADGIDPRLRKHADDHDLLVKPSSSHRSRRRASVAVIATETTSTCTLEKSSHHHGSVLSLWRRRSSVQVEQTVTVEHKSSPEEERPQSDMSRRRASIAVPHLHFPDHKITFKSPKSKSKKNSKEYFLAVVYLTSGDTRLLSGEDGIGIADLLTQATMDQRINSYRLIMASTRAILDSDGSSGSPCVDPDLDDVFEELGLQNDQEEEEDDPRYDVVNDLQKTEREYCRLLRSILNTYGEPLRKFSSLTAEDHKVLFVGIEPILSISAMLTSKFEDVLKTWDSSASQIGNLFSSKFWNLYEDYLKNYSKARKLLEDRCTEDQSFLEFCNLRKGQTTYNLQTLLHLPVQRIPEYDKYLNDLLDETDPNHQDYEELSRATSRVQNMVKEHEDELGTSENQTKMDSIQLRFPNDNLQLDDNQQKRTSSTKRRKSAPGAILLKSIGKSKSSSNLWAGASMGKKETDLASPASRLPNQENRQFVMEGQVQFATGVQIQDRYMFLFNDLLLVAKQKTSTTFKLKQRVRVCEIWLSECINDVTELTRSTELSFVMGWPLCNCVATFKTLDLKQQWLTKLTEQIENERLKEQPRVIKLKVVSREISEPCMVDVDTNMDAQKVLKECMAHSHLSDSDPKDYQMWVRYGKEDSPYPLIGHELPYSIKMSQLRDSYQSKNGDVSLPSNGEILDLNSAGSNVEYILKHRKSTKKTNLDENSSGKSMKKPRRSPFSIFRRGKDDKNNNSSPTGKLFGRPIDDLVIDGGLPKAVMCLLRIMYRDGPYTKGILRKSANSVKCKEIHDKLDEGEECLDDNIQTLVVGAVLKDYLRNLPRCLLLEDHYNEWVALSEQDDSSAKMNKVKQLLFKLPPSHFDLLRHLICVLHHVQEKHSENMMTSYNLAVCITPSILWSKEQIKDPMATQSPHKAIMYLIDNCGSIFGLETLSLFGDEQKIRQDSSTDSDSVHSYLSTQDSGSGMRPDNSSMDSLEHDLYGEFDSSPNLVKSHLSPSNLSRDSGLTLSDAQLYDDDGSMENLTDRKNYNRSISQYMDRDSDKSKHSENVSRSYETYENPKPPPRKHKKREYSIEKDQVTKGVKNTMHQSYSAEGYQKYKRASAESLQSLEDHDNHRVTPYEFLRQSDYGTLIKSSSGAHLFLDENNRESSNNNLRYVSEIEIQTQRSPQGGNGKLTRQASVTESNPPMSPTSRLSCGSSFDSGIPHSLSCSSFIQGQMSHESDSHYSECSSSSDRLRQSQDDNSLNSQYSSARRTSPSKKYVNSLISPPISPKNSRKVFNSNSKESVSVRRSFPLELSNPTKGSGSHSYKEAEDIIKPRFELSTYEFNEHKENDHLSPILQTKYGSSASANDVRQNLPLKAFTKYGLGTSPPPGVVLKLHQKQQKRDNTPMRASHDSAIISQVRRNSTDSSGSDQKREHEFHHSELNIGKLSTPPYPLVKSDSDSDINRTLSNSPNRPDRPPSYDEACQRTFMLKHGIPLEISEQDSQKQKEASLLAKQLYEESLRKYMEEHLNSPSVQNIDRKEISRKEEVIIEQEEGESDSSEGKEEETTLTKKDPKKIWEESMKAYEQIKSSSLDTSSAKKSLIPDSSLLSPVALHRSASDSSDKAGTLSRRSPTREKSPLATDRRIHEVSRNSSPNAQLNYSSSSVSNSSSDTVTESQQIPPYRRDRSDSSPVVSRHYFPKASDNFAQNRSAQTQQRSSTEQIQSRESSVETRYSYKSRDFSRSQDRSNLYSRDVEQKETSVIRDSAKPRFFTGARESSKSQEQSPSKTVGANVTTKVESKNSIQWKSKREPITTPKRDSSADLPWSVKNLRSVFVNSNSSGQSSVSSSSESRPPPPPYQPPPPFRRDNARMSSSSNSSCSSSNTDNSANIPQTKSSLSHRRLGGPQAHDSFSDDSDTSSRSSGLRKNSTNNSSDQESWTYLDTEVTFV
- the LOC143047997 gene encoding uncharacterized protein LOC143047997 isoform X4, with translation MSRSLKCFTLVKKLSGEDGIGIADLLTQATMDQRINSYRLIMASTRAILDSDGSSGSPCVDPDLDDVFEELGLQNDQEEEEDDPRYDVVNDLQKTEREYCRLLRSILNTYGEPLRKFSSLTAEDHKVLFVGIEPILSISAMLTSKFEDVLKTWDSSASQIGNLFSSKFWNLYEDYLKNYSKARKLLEDRCTEDQSFLEFCNLRKGQTTYNLQTLLHLPVQRIPEYDKYLNDLLDETDPNHQDYEELSRATSRVQNMVKEHEDELGTSENQTKMDSIQLRFPNDNLQLDDNQQKRTSSTKRRKSAPGAILLKSIGKSKSSSNLWAGASMGKKETDLASPASRLPNQENRQFVMEGQVQFATGVQIQDRYMFLFNDLLLVAKQKTSTTFKLKQRVRVCEIWLSECINDVTELTRSTELSFVMGWPLCNCVATFKTLDLKQQWLTKLTEQIENERLKEQPRVIKLKVVSREISEPCMVDVDTNMDAQKVLKECMAHSHLSDSDPKDYQMWVRYGKEDSPYPLIGHELPYSIKMSQLRDSYQSKNGDVSLPSNGEILDLNSAGSNVEYILKHRKSTKKTNLDENSSGKSMKKPRRSPFSIFRRGKDDKNNNSSPTGKLFGRPIDDLVIDGGLPKAVMCLLRIMYRDGPYTKGILRKSANSVKCKEIHDKLDEGEECLDDNIQTLVVGAVLKDYLRNLPRCLLLEDHYNEWVALSEQDDSSAKMNKVKQLLFKLPPSHFDLLRHLICVLHHVQEKHSENMMTSYNLAVCITPSILWSKEQIKDPMATQSPHKAIMYLIDNCGSIFGLETLSLFGDEQKIRQDSSTDSDSVHSYLSTQDSGSGMRPDNSSMDSLEHDLYGEFDSSPNLVKSHLSPSNLSRDSGLTLSDAQLYDDDGSMENLTDRKNYNRSISQYMDRDSDKSKHSENVSRSYETYENPKPPPRKHKKREYSIEKDQVTKGVKNTMHQSYSAEGYQKYKRASAESLQSLEDHDNHRVTPYEFLRQSDYGTLIKSSSGAHLFLDENNRESSNNNLRYVSEIEIQTQRSPQGGNGKLTRQASVTESNPPMSPTSRLSCGSSFDSGIPHSLSCSSFIQGQMSHESDSHYSECSSSSDRLRQSQDDNSLNSQYSSARRTSPSKKYVNSLISPPISPKNSRKVFNSNSKESVSVRRSFPLELSNPTKGSGSHSYKEAEDIIKPRFELSTYEFNEHKENDHLSPILQTKYGSSASANDVRQNLPLKAFTKYGLGTSPPPGVVLKLHQKQQKRDNTPMRASHDSAIISQVRRNSTDSSGSDQKREHEFHHSELNIGKLSTPPYPLVKSDSDSDINRTLSNSPNRPDRPPSYDEACQRTFMLKHGIPLEISEQDSQKQKEASLLAKQLYEESLRKYMEEHLNSPSVQNIDRKEISRKEEVIIEQEEGESDSSEGKEEETTLTKKDPKKIWEESMKAYEQIKSSSLDTSSAKKSLIPDSSLLSPVALHRSASDSSDKAGTLSRRSPTREKSPLATDRRIHEVSRNSSPNAQLNYSSSSVSNSSSDTVTESQQIPPYRRDRSDSSPVVSRHYFPKASDNFAQNRSAQTQQRSSTEQIQSRESSVETRYSYKSRDFSRSQDRSNLYSRDVEQKETSVIRDSAKPRFFTGARESSKSQEQSPSKTVGANVTTKVESKNSIQWKSKREPITTPKRDSSADLPWSVKNLRSVFVNSNSSGQSSVSSSSESRPPPPPYQPPPPFRRDNARMSSSSNSSCSSSNTDNSANIPQTKSSLSHRRLGGPQAHDSFSDDSDTSSRSSGLRKNSTNNSSDQESWTYLDTEVTFV